A window of the Fusarium poae strain DAOMC 252244 chromosome 3, whole genome shotgun sequence genome harbors these coding sequences:
- a CDS encoding hypothetical protein (TransMembrane:1 (o12-29i)) — translation MRSEQVDKMDHWSLAFLALGCFATSRIKWTNRYLSGLSMRRRTASTTSCTCESTSQTTATLAMRTCVLNKLTRGAFPAPWGYATLQPRSLKRCSLSPRSSRLEEWRSSERVTLRPMGLWSWS, via the exons ATGCGTTCTGAACAAGTTGACAAG ATGGACCACTGGTCCTTAGCCTTCCTGGCTTTGGGATGCTTCGCAACATCCCGAATAAAGTGGACCAACCGCTACTTAAGCGGATTGTCGATGCGTCGTCGTACGGCAAGTACGACTTCATGTACTTGCGAATCGACTTCGCAAACGACTGCAA CGTTGGCTATGCGTACATGCGTTCTGAACAAGTTGACAAG AGGGGCATTCCCCGCCCCATGGGGCTATGCGACACTCCAACCTCGGAGCCTGAAGAGGTGCAGTCTTTCACCGAG GAGCTCCAGGCTGGAGGAATGGCGGTCCTCAGAGCGCGTCACGTTGAGACCGATGGGTCTCTGGTCCTGGTCGTGA
- a CDS encoding hypothetical protein (TransMembrane:7 (o6-30i42-59o65-85i97-118o130-150i162-182o188-211i)), with protein MDVPVAANILGTLGAVCWSIQLIPQIIVNYRRHNATGLQPSMMMLWAWAGVPLGVYNIVKEFNIALRIQPQILTLLSLATWIQCYYYERKWSVSRSLLVVVPVAIVMGGIQASLIIALRIAKSKDLEWPLILMASLSAALLAAGVLTHYWDIWTHRTVRGISFLFVAIDAAGDVFSLASVFFQPELDVLGIVIYATEFVLWCGVFACGGYYNLLPWVRKRFGVDGKGVECEGGTREERGGNEIMMGDNVSSSSVFQTASRDENIRARNPRRRDPLDVE; from the exons ATGGATGTTCCTGTCGCTGCCAACATTCTTGGCACACTAGGAGCT GTGTGCTGGTCAATCCAG TTAATTCCTCAAATCATTGTTAATTATCGCCGCCACAATGCCACCGGCTTACAGCCATCGATGATGATGCTCTGGGCATGGGCGGGTGTACCATTAGGGGTCTACAACATTGTCAAAGAGTTCAACATTGCGTTACGGATTCAGCCTCAGATTTTGACGCTTTTGAGTCTTGCCACGTGGATCCAATGTTACTATTATGAAAGA AAATGGAGTGTTTCACGCTCTCTTCTCGTCGTTGTTCCCGTCGCGATTGTCATGGGCGGCATCCAAGCTTCTCTCATAATCGCCCTTCGCATCGCGAAATCCAAAGACTTGGAATGGCCATTGATTCTTATGGCTTCACTTTCAGCAGCCCTTCTCGCGGCAGGCGTCCTGACACATTACTGGGACATCTGGACCCATCGAACCGTCCGCGGGATATCTTTTCTGTTTGTCGCCATTGACGCGGCTGGCGATGTATTCTCTCTTGCGTCAGTCTTCTTTCAGCCCGAGCTTGACGTTTTGGGTATTGTCATCTATGCGACCGAGTTTGTACTCTGGTGTGGCGTTTTTGCATGTGGTGGGTATTATAACCTGTTGCCGTGGGTTAGGAAGAggtttggagttgatggtaAGGGTGTTGAGTGTGAAGGAGGTACGAGAGAGGAGCGTGGAGGGAATGAAATTATGATGGGCGATAATGTATCGTCAAGTTCAGTGTTTCAGACTGCATCAAGAGACGAGAATATAAGGGCGAGGAATCCAAGGAGGCGTGATCCTCTGGATGTTGAGTGA
- a CDS encoding hypothetical protein (TransMembrane:3 (o50-69i81-103o109-127i)), whose protein sequence is MPHRTNTNADLPYIEPPSQEGLRAIKLPPPYTGTPSKIFISDIKLFFKNFFYLPYLFIPLYPWHSGALCELYPSRENLTDIALHVILFITQLGFLVSLFTLTFLPTFTYIAYIALYFALNELVCWHFNRGIPRSGLKSTEDALSQSWPRHDDEAWIFLNGICVGKNWFQKNIDRISRTFHRPVIGVHNRTAGVVFDLIQCLIQRALLYATQDVRECYVLVKNALLDEQKKKVIFILHSQGGIEGGMIIDWLLDEMPFDKLQKLEVYTFGNIANHFSNPCRGNDPSTPVIPHIEHYVNEKDFACRFGVLNFTRHYTQNENRFAGKVFINRSGGHQLNQNYLDDMFPLDKTLRMARDAKQGDFMDRKVRVRKDGTIKETTRAELPSGFTVTWDSGARNGFIATDEVPKMGDLSRLWKYRNGQLPDSYKSALVDGIEH, encoded by the exons ATGCCTCACAgaaccaacaccaacgcAGATCTCCCCTACATCGAGCCTCCATCCCAAGAAGGCCTCAGAGCTATCAAGTTGCCTCCTCCATACACAGGAACACCCTCCAAGATCTTCATATCGGACATAAAGCTCTTCTTCAAAAACTTCTTCTATCTTCCTTATCTCTTCATCCCTCTTTATCCTTGGCATTCGGGTGCACTGTGCGAGTTGTACCCATCGCGGGAGAACCTCACAGACATTGCACTCCATGTTATCCTTTTCATTACTCAACTGGGTTTCTTGGTCTCGCTGTTCACACTGACATTCCTTCCAACTTTTACGTACATCGCCTATATCGCGCTGTACTTCGCCCTCAATGAACTCGTTTGTTGGCATTTCAACAGAGGCATCCCCCGAAGTGGCTTGAAGTCGACAGAAGATGCCCTCTCTCAAAGTTGGCCTCGGcatgatgatgaagcttgGATATTTCTCAATGGTATATGCGTTGG CAAGAACTGGTTCCAAAAAAATATTGATCGCATCTCAAGGACCTTTCACAGACCAGTGATTGGCGTTCACAACAGAAC CGCCGGCGTCGTCTTCGATCTTATTCAATGCCTGATCCAACGTGCTCTTCTTTACGCAACCCAAGATGTCAGAGAATGCTACGTCCTTGTCAAAAATGCCCTCCTAGACgagcaaaagaaaaaggtcatcttcatcctccatTCGCAAGGTGGAATAGAAGGCGGTATGATCATAGACTGGCTCCTCGACGAGATGCCCTTCGATAAGCTTCAAAAGCTCGAAGTGTACACTTTCGGAAATATCGCCAACCACTTCAGCAATCCATGCCGCGGCAACGATCCAAGCACTCCTGTCATTCCGCATATCGAGCACTACGTCAACGAGAAGGATTTCGCGTGTCGCTTTGGCGTCCTCAACTTTACTAGACACTACACTCAGAACGAAAACCGGTTTGCGGGCAAGGTGTTTATTAATCGAAGCGGTGGACACCAGCTGAACCAGAACTATCTGGATGATATGTTCCCTCTGGACAAGACGCTTCGTATGGCTCGAGATGCGAAACAGGGAGACTTTATGGATAGGAAGGTTCGGGTTAGAAAGGACGGTACTATCAAGGAGACTACACGAGCTGAACTCCCTTCGGGATTTACAGTTACTTGGGATTCTGGCGCGAGGAATGGGTTCATCGCGACGGATGAGGTTCCCAAAATGGGGGATTTGAGTAGACTGTGGAAGTATCGCAATGGGCAGCTTCCTGACAGCTATAAGAGCGCTTTGGTCGATGGTATTGAGCACTGA
- a CDS encoding hypothetical protein (SECRETED:SignalP(1-22)), whose protein sequence is MAIAGLCTIVFLILVFWSVIHGSYGVSEYYSFSTTSSFYPVSVDPAGKTTQDLCATFPKHMLQTIQPVLKMGHADTKDKLDAQFGSVSACFEKDELLVYSDLDEIVHGHQAIDVLADSPSIYYHDNPDFVNYMWQKEMRANGTLDVDKEATARIQGWRMDKFKFLPMIERAWKMKPNKEFYFFFETDTYVFWDNAFRFLQTFDPDAPLYMGSPSPGRHDVKQDIKTWFANGGPGFVLSRGAMKALLVRKTTPYGQYVEPPVTEKWLPMLRDDCCGDSVTGWALWNVSVPLRGYWPLFNPHPLHSIPFSDKYWCQPVMTLHKTRPEDMTSVWRWEFGQRQLGRPLLYSDVWKFHRPGDREVAENWDNGKWDFWVAPPEARIDSFEACDKYCRGNIDCLQYTWRGRDEQKCVLSRSFRVGDPRQPEKIEVPFVKDDKGKIIPPPADNTDRWVEFKSGWLTDRIETWREDRNCTEVQWVGPSIKRIF, encoded by the exons ATGGCCATCGCCGGTCTCTGCACTATCGTCTTTCTCATCCTTGTTTTTTGGAGTGTTATCCACGGTAGTTACGGTGTATCTGAATACTATTCATTCTCGACGACGAGCTCTTTCTACCCTGTATCTGTTGATCCCGCCGGCAAGACGACCCAAGACCTCTGCGCTACCTTTCCCAAGCACATGCTTCAGACGATCCAGCCTGTTCTGAAGATGGGCCACGCCGACACAAAAGATAAACTCGATGCTCAGTTTGGGAGTGTTAGCGCGTGCTTCGAAAAGGACGAGTTGCTGGTTTACTCGGACCTCGACGAGATTGTTCATGGCCACCAAGCGATCGATGTCCTCGCCGATTCACCCTCCATTTACTACCACGATAACCCCGATTTCGTCAACTACATGTGGCAGAAAGAGATGCGAGCGAACGGAACTCTGGACGTGGACAAGGAAGCCACTGCGCGTATACAAGGCTGGAGAATGGACAAGTTCAAGTTCCTACCCATGATTGAACGAGCATGGAAGATGAAGCCCAATAAGGagttttactttttcttcgAGACAGATAC ATACGTCTTTTGGGACAACGCCTTCCGCTTCCTCCAAACTTTCGACCCCGACGCACCGTTGTACATGGGTTCTCCGTCACCTGGTAGACATGACGTGAAACAAGACATCAAGACATGGTTCGCAAACGGCGGGCCGGGCTTTGTGCTCAGCCGCGGTGCGATGAAGGCGCTTCTCGTTCGTAAGACTACCCCGTACGGCCAGTACGTCGAACCTCCGGTCACGGAAAAGTGGCTTCCCATGCTACGTGACGATTGCTGCGGTGACAGCGTAACGGGTTGGGCTCTGTGGAACGTCAGCGTGCCGTTGCGTGGATACTGGCCGCTGTTCAACCCGCATCCACTCCATAGCATCCCGTTCAGCGATAAGTACTGGTGCCAGCCTGTCATGACGCTACACAAGACACGGCCGGAAGACATGACTAGTGTATGGCGATGGGAGTTTGGGCAACGACAATTAGGT CGTCCGTTACTTTACTCTGATGTCTGGAAATTCCACCGTCCAGGAGATCGTGAAGTTGCTGAGAACTGGGACAATGGAAAATGGGACTTTTGGGTTGCGCCGCCCGAAGCAAGAATCGATTCATTCGAAGCATGCGACAAGTACTGTAGAGGCAACATCGACTGTCTCCAGTATACTTGGCGAGGCCGAGACGAGCAAAAATGCGTCCTCTCACGATCCTTCCGAGTCGGCGACCCAAGACAACCAGAGAAGATTGAAGTGCCCTTTGTGAAAgacgacaagggcaaaatcaTTCCCCCACCAGCGGATAACACAGATCGATGGGTAGAGTTCAAGTCGGGCTGGTTGACCGACCGGATTGAGACATGGAGGGAGGACAGGAATTGTACAGAAGTACAATGGGTTGGCCCTAGTATCAAGAGAATCTTTTGA
- a CDS encoding hypothetical protein (TransMembrane:12 (i41-58o94-112i124-147o153-173i185-205o217-236i284-308o320-340i347-367o379-399i411-431o443-465i)) — protein sequence MGQADETVPSPTGNRDEAIAIVGEEQHVIDPIVAARAVRKIDIFLIPAMIIGYGLVYYDKAILGSAVLFGMTTDLDLTVVDTSTTPPTVDTRRLSWATSLFYFGMLAGLYPMTFALQRFDIGRVLGGVVVVWAAICMLTAAVTSYQGLYVQRFFLGFVESIIPTGFMCIVSGYYTQAEQSLRQSWWFSSTGIFTIIGGALNYGFAQITGGGLKRWQYIYLLAGSLTFLFGLFCFVMPNSPVSAWFLTSEEKFAAVERLRHGQTGVRCTKFKGSQLKEALLDVKIWLIALMMASAYTVNGAVSGFGPLIVSTFGWSTLHSILFQFPLGGLCFIVILLTGWLGSKFNNIRIFMLIFTCLPVIAGCAIIWKSEWSYRAAAPVVGYSITGFFGGTVSLIITIGMSNVAGHTKKSFMAATIFVAYCVGNIVGPQLVWSQTKKDHYPALWLGLIICYIICILASTTLYFVLRNENRRRDSLGLGDESERAKLAFQDLTDKENPYFRYVY from the exons ATGGGACAAGCAGATGAAACTGTACCGTCCCCAACAGGAAACAGAGATGAAGCTATCGCCATAGTAGGTGAAGAGCAACATGTTATTGATCCCATCGTCGCCGCGCGCGCAGTCAGAAAGATTGACATATTCCTCATTCCCGCCATGATCATCGGCT ATGGTCTCGTATACTACGACAAAGCCATTCTCGGCTCAGCTGTCCTCTTCGGCATGACAACAGATCTCGACCTTACAGTTGTAGACACCTCAACTACACCACCAACCGTCGACACGCGACGTCTCAGCTGGGCTACGTCGCTCTTCTACTTTGGCATGTTGGCGGGCTTATATCCCATGACATTTGCTCTACAGCGCTTCGACATAGGCCGTGTGCTCGGTGGTGTAGTCGTCGTCTGGGCTGCTATATGCATGCTCACAGCCGCAGTAACATCCTATCAAGGTCTCTACGTACAACGTTTCTTCCTCGGATTCGTCGAAAGCATCATTCCCACTGGTTTCATGTGTATCGTCTCTGGCTATTACACCCAAGCAGAGCAGTCTTTGAGACAGAGCTGGTGGTTCTCGTCAACCGGGATATTTACTATCATTGGCGGAGCTCTCAACTATGGCTTTGCACAGATCACGGGTGGTGGTTTGAAGAGATGGCAGTACATCTACCTCCTTGCAGGATCACTAACATTCTTGTTTGGACTTTTCTGCTTCGTTATGCCGAATTCGCCCGTCTCAGCGTGGTTTCTCACTTCAGAGGAGAAATTTGCTGCCGTGGAGCGCTTGAGGCATGGACAGACTGGTGTACGATGTACAAAGTTCAAAGGATCGCAACTAAAAGAAGCCCTCCTTGATGTCAAGATCTGGCTCATCGCTCTCATGATGGCTTCAGCATACACCGTTAACGGGGCAGTTAGTGGCTTCGGGCCTCTTATTGTTTCAACGTTTGGCTGGAGCACGCTTCACTCTATTCTTTTTCAGTTCCCCCTCGGTGGACTATGCTTCATCGTCATTCTCCTGACGGGCTGGCTGGGATCCAAGTTCAACAATATCCGCATCTTCATGCTCATCTTTACATGCCTACCTGTAATTGCAGGTTGCGCTATCATCTGGAAGAGCGAGTGGTCGTATCGAGCTGCTGCGCCGGTGGTGGGATATTCAATCACTGGGTTTTTTGGCGGCACGGTTAGTCTCATCATTACGATTGGCATGTCCAACGTCGCAGGTCATACCAAGAAGAGTTTCATGGCGGCTACGATCTTTGTAGCGTACTGTGTTGGGAACATTGTCGGTCCTCAACTTGTTTGGAGTCAGACCAAGAAAGATCATTATCCTGCTCTGTGGTTGGGTTTGATCATCTG CTATATCATCTGTATTCTTGCATCGACCACACTGTACTTTGTACTCCGTAACGAGAACAGGAGGAGAGATTCGCTTGGCTTGGGAGATGAGAGCGAGCGAGCCAAGTTGGCTTTCCAGGACTTGACGGACAAGGAAAACCCTTACTTTCGTTATGTTTACTAG
- a CDS encoding hypothetical protein (TransMembrane:12 (i7-32o52-72i79-97o103-125i137-155o167-190i266-287o299-316i323-350o370-394i406-425o437-455i)), translating into MYRIWNIYALASFGTIGGMLFGFDISSMSAWIGSYQYLDYFNHPGSTEQGGITASMSAGSFIGALVAGGIADRLGRRKALMIACLFWIAGAVLQCSAQNVAHLIVGRIVSGVAVGITSSQVLVYLAELAPSQIRGRIVGIQQWAIEWGILIMYLVSYGCSVGVDGPAAFRIAWGVQAVPGFVLLASLFFFPESPRWLAQHDRWEEAHFNLAHLHAGGDLDSPVVLAEMEEVREAVRIANESKDIGYLGLFAPGVWKRTVVGVSVQVWQQLLGGNVMLYYLVYIFNMANMTGNTALTSSIIQYVIFLVTTGLVLPYIDRLGRRPLLIGGALICGVLHFTSGAVMAVHGYPVHGIEGNDILTWAIQGAPAKAVIALAYIFVGVYGLTWAPVAWIYASEVFPLKYRAKGVGLAASGNWIFNLALAFFVPPSFTNIQWQTYMIFGTFCIAMTVHAFFTYPETARKTLEEVEVLFDSNVPAWRSAKATGGFEEKLEAAQRADGLKRTADGLETTHAETA; encoded by the exons ATGTATCGAATTTGGAACATCTACG CCCTCGCCTCCTTTGGCACCATTGGAGGCATGCTTTTTGGTTTCGACATTAGCTCCATGAGCGCCTGGATCGGCTCATACCAATATCTCGACTATTTCAACCATCCCGGCTCAACAGAACAGGGCGGCATCACAGCTTCCATGTCGGCAGGATCTTTCATAGGAGCCCTTGTTGCTGGAGGCATCGCTGATCGTCTGGGTCGTCGCAAGGCGCTCATGATTGCTTGTCTTTTCTGGATCGCCGGTGCTGTTCTTCAGTGCTCCGCCCAAAATGTCGCCCATCTTATTGTTGGCCGTATCGTTAGTGGTGTTGCTGTTGGTATCACCAGTTCACAGGTCTTGGTTTACCTCGCCGAGTTGGCGCCTTCGCAGATTAGAGGTCGCATTGTTGGTATTCAGCAGTGGGCTATCGAATGGG GTATCCTCATCATGTATCTCGTCTCCTATGGCTGCTCCGTCGGTGTTGATGGACCTGCTGCGTTCCGAATCGCTTGGGGCGTCCAAGCTGTTCCTGGATTCGTTCTTCTTGCctcgctcttcttcttcccagAGTCCCCACGATGGCTTGCTCAGCACGACCGCTGGGAAGAGGCTCACTTTAATCTTGCTCACCTTCATGCCGGCGGTGACCTTGACAGCCCTGTTGTCCTCGCTGAGATGGAAGAAGTTCGTGAAGCTGTTCGAATCGCCAATGAGTCCAAGGACATTGGCTACCTCGGACTGTTTGCGCCTGGCGTCTGGAAGCGCACCGTTGTTGGTGTCAGTGTTCAGGTCTGGCAGCAGTTGCT TGGTGGAAATGTCATGCTGTACTATCTCGTCTACATCTTCAATATGGCTAATATGACTGGCAACACGGCTCTTACGTCTTCCATCATCCAATAtgtcatcttcctcgtcacTACCGGTCTTGTTTTGCCTTATATCGATCGTCTTGGTCGCCGACCTCTTCTGATTGGTGGAGCGTTGATCTGTGGTGTTCTACACTTTACTAGCGGAGCTGTCATGGCTGTCCACGGATATCCAGTTCATGGTATTGAGG GCAACGACATCTTGACCTGGGCTATACAAGGAGCTCCCGCCAAGGCTGTCATTGCTCTAGCGTACATCTTTGTCGGGGTTTACGGTCTTACCTGGGCACCTGTCGCCTGGATCTACGCCAGTGAGGTCTTTCCTCTCAAGTACCGAGCCAAGGGTGTCGGTCTCGCCGCCTCTGGTAACTGGAT TTTTAACCTTGCTCTGGCCTTTTTCGTGCCTCCATCCTTCACCAACATTCAATGGCAGACATACATGATCTTCGGCACCTTTTGTATCGCCATGACTGTACACGCTTTCTTCACATACCCCGAGACGGCTCGCAAGACCCTTGAGGAGGTCGAGGTCTTGTTCGATAGCAACGTTCCTGCTTGGCGAAGCGCCAAAGCTACTGGAGGCTTTGAGGAGAAGCTTGAGGCTGCTCAGCGCGCAGATGGACTCAAGAGGACCGCCGATGGACTGGAAACGACACATGCCGAGACTGCCTAG
- a CDS encoding hypothetical protein (SECRETED:SignalP(1-16)~CAZy:CBM63) codes for MKFLLPVLLAAPAVMGRACKAPQPSADAVAPAYSVPEDATVVSKHVADSAPVYTTLATHVAASSKPTEAAVKPQAVSKVQTVSKSKSKSKPKSQTKPKSKPKAKSQTTTKSQSKAIGNGASVSGSSTFYGGNLSGGNCMFTTYTLPAGILGTAFSGQKWDNSANCGACIEVTGPSGTVKAMIVDKCPECEPGHLDLFPDAFKAVGGTNGIVKTSYKFVECGITTPLVLHNKSGTSANWFSIQVVNANEPVKNVEVSIDGGKTWKATERKDYNFFENPSGFGKESVDVKITSSTGKTVIVNKVGVTAGAQYKAKSNF; via the exons ATGAAGTTTCTTCTCCCCGTTCTTCTGGCTGCTCCCGCTGTCATGGGTCGAGCTTGCAAGGCTCCGCAACCCAGTGCCGATGCTGTTGCACCAGCCTACTCTGTTCCCGAGGATGCGACTGTTGTGTCCAAGCACGTTGCTGATAGTGCACCTGTATACACCACTCTTGCGACTCATGTAGCTGCTTCTAGTAAGCCTACTGAAGCTGCAGTCAAGCCTCAGGCCGTTTCAAAGGTCCAAACTGTTTCCAAATCCAAGTCCAAGTCTAAGCCCAAGTCTCaaaccaagcccaagtctaAGCCCAAGGCCAAATCTCAGACTACAACCAAGTCCCAGTCCAAGGCTATTGGTAATGGTGCATCCGTCTCTGGCTCATCTACCTTCTATGGTGGCAACCTCTCTGGCGGAAACTGCATGTTTACGACTTACACTCTCCCCGCTGGTATCTTGGGAACTGCTTTCTCTGGTCAAAAGTGGGACAACAGTGCTAACTGTGGTGCCTGTATCGAAGTCACCGGTCCTTCAGGAACCGTCAAGGCCATG ATTGTCGACAAGTGTCCCGAGTGCGAACCCGGCCATCTCGATCTCTTCCCCGACGCCTTCAAGGCCGTCGGCGGCACAAACGGTATCGTCAAGACCTCCTACAAGTTTGTCGAGTGTGGCATTACTACTCCTCTTGTGCTTCACAACAAGTCTGGCACCTCTGCCAATTGGTTCTCCATCCAAGTCGTCAACGCCAACGAGCCTGTCAAGAATGTCGAGGTATCGATCGACGGCGGTAAGACCTGGAAAGCAACTGAGCGCAAGGACTACAACTTCTTCGAGAACCCCTCTGGTTTCGGTAAGGAGTCTGTTGATGTCAAGATCACTAGCAGCACTGGCAAGACTGTCATTGTTAACAAGGTTGGAGTTACTGCTGGTGCTCAGTACAAGGCCAAGTCTAACTTTTAG
- a CDS encoding hypothetical protein (SECRETED:SignalP(1-16)) produces MKISTIALFLLGTVAAVPADKAADKPVEMATTVDNKASCSISCSLWYKKCYFRPWAYTCDDHGNFRRRGWNPDCDANCWCICDAKL; encoded by the exons ATGAAGATCTCTACTATCG ccctcttcctcctcggtaCTGTCGCCGCTGTCCCCGCCGACAAGGCCGCTGACAAGCCTGTCGAGATGGCCACCACCGTCGACAACAAGGCATCCTGCAGCATCTCTTGCAGCCTCTGGTACAAGAAGTGCTATTTCCGTCCTTGGGCCTACACCTGCGATGATCACGGTAACTTCAGGCGTCGCGGCTGGAACCCTGACTGTGACGCCAACTGCTGGTGCATTTGCGACGCCAAGCTCTAA
- a CDS encoding hypothetical protein (TransMembrane:7 (o36-56i63-87o93-116i136-161o173-192i213-231o251-276i)) produces MSREPPNNLVIFGPDANCTLALCPVEWSVYQYRPSLAANGTFIALYALAMITHIILGIRWRQWFFMSFMILGCLFEIVGYIGRIILYHNPFNFGGFMIQIVFVTSGPVFYTAAIYVTLSKTIKHFAPEVSRFRPELVWWIFIPADIICLALQGTGGALSTISQGSSQTGIDVALAGLSLQVVILVLFCAILGDYLWRYFRSGSAGALSKRMRVFFGFVSASVILILARCAFRCYELSEGYQDSDLITDEGLFIGLEGVLIVIAVFCLCVGHPGLVFNDRATRKISASSSSDVEK; encoded by the exons ATGTCGCGTGAACCGCCCAATAACCTTGTCATCTTTGGCCCAGATGCAAACTGCACCTTGGCCCTCTGCCCAGTAGAATGGAGCGTCTACCAATACCGACCTTCACTCGCAGCCAACGGTACTTTCATAGCCCTCTACGCCCTCGCCATGATAACGCATATCATACTGGGCATCCGCTGGAGGCAGTGGTTCTTCATGTCTTTCATGATCCTCGGCTGCTTGTTTGAGATTGTTGGATACATTGGGCGTATCATTTTATACCATAACCCTTTCAACTTTGGAGGCTTCATGATACAGATTGTCTTTGTCACAAGTGGCCCTGTGTTTTACACGGCCGCTATATACGTGACTCTATCCAAGAC TATCAAGCATTTTGCCCCCGAAGTCTCCCGTTTTAGACCAGAACTCGTCTGGTGGATCTTCATCCCTGCCGATATCATCTGTCTCGCTCTACAAGGTACCGGAGGCGCTCTATCAACCATCAGCCAAGGCTCCAGCCAGACAGGCATCGATGTTGCCCTAGCTGGTCTTTCGCTACAAgtcgtcatcctcgtcctcttctgCGCTATTCTAGGCGACTATCTGTGGCGATACTTCCGCAGCGGATCTGCCGGAGCGTTGAGCAAACGAATGCGAGTCTTCTTCGGCTTTGTGAGCGCTTCAGTCATCTTGATCCTTGCGCGATGTGCGTTTCGATGTTACGAGTTGAGCGAGGGATATCAAGACTCGGACCTCATTACGGACGAGGGGTTGTTTATTGGTCTTGAGGGAGT ACTTATTGTCATTGCTGTCTTTTGTCTGTGCGTGGGACATCCAGGACTTGTCTTTAACGACAGAGCTACGAGAAAGATCTCTGCATCATCGTCTAGTGATGTGGAGAAATAG